Sequence from the Montipora foliosa isolate CH-2021 chromosome 12, ASM3666993v2, whole genome shotgun sequence genome:
ctctccaagtcacgaaagaggcaacttcaaagtgctcttgtcatattttaacagggaactggacaaaacggaaattattttcgaattcctggggaaaagttttcttaatttagagaaactttttctagaccgtactttccctttaaatttctcaaatgtcACAAGTTCctaaagtaaacaagttttTCAACGCGACAACAACGCTCACACCATTTCTTGCATGATTTACCGCCAAGAAAATATATAGCACACCCCTTCCTCCGACGGGCTGACTCTCTGATTCTCTTCCCTCCCCTGCAAAGAGTGTACGGGCGGGTGTACGCTGACATCACAACCAAAATTTGTCGGATGGACAgtttaccaaattttcttagctatggagCTCTgctaataataatcataatcataatcataatcataatcatcataataatgatgatgatgtttttaTAGCGTCTATCCAGACGTGATCTAGGTGCTTTACaagtaatgaaaataaaaattaaaaataaatccatgAATCAATAAGGTTATTCAAAGGCTTTCTTAAATAGATAAGTTTTAAGTGGAATTTTGAAAATCTGGAGATTGCTATATTTTTTATGTATTTTGGTAGATTGTTCCAAAGTCGGGGACAAGGCGAGAGCAAAAGATCTAGATCCATGAGACTTCAAATTGTAGCTTCTTGAAATGTATTCTATCCTAGTTAGCAGATGTCTCTGATTTCCCTCTCTATAGCTAACAAAAAGATAGGAAACCTCTGAGTGTTCGGATCTCCTCGAAGTCTCCAGAACTTTGAACGAATAATTAAACTCTTAACCGGTTTAAAACCAACTAcaaccaataataataaagtattctcgtttgtctcatgcacgatgtggtcacttgtgatgtagatcgtgacgtttcgactgcatactgctagtcttcatcaggcgatgaggtcgactggttttTGAGCGTTTTGAGCAagatgctccgctgtgattggttggttttaaGCAGCTGTGATTGGTACATTTGCTTCAAAGGTGaagcgtaaccagtcgacctcatcgcctgatgaagactagcagtatgcagtcgaagcgtcgcgatctacatcacaagtgaccacatcgtgagtcaaacgagaatactttattattattgtacttcaccacgatgaagaacagcaaccttttttactcCACTATGACCAGTTTGGATTTGAACACCTGCCCAATGGCGTAAGATCGGAAGTGACGTTGAATTGACGTCACGTCGTGCATCCGTGACAGAACATCGAGGAGATCTGTGGAGAGGTGTCCTGGCCTTTCGCTACAGAGAGAAATCAAGGAACCTTGGCCAGGGTAGAAATATTCAGGACTAGATAGAGAAAAAACATTGACCGACATCCAAGATGTCGCGCACACAAGGCACGGCGGATTCACTTTTGGGCTTGCTTATATGAACTCTGTCGGCAAGATTTAGTGCGGAACTGTCTTCCTGTGGAAGTGAATATTCCTACACGCAGATGAGAGCCTTTGGAGGAGAATTTGCTGCCCTTTTCCCCGAGCATTCCTTGCAGGAAATTCATTGCTCTTCAATCGGAATTCATCGACGGCTGAGCCACCTTAGCCAGCCAAAAGCCATTTAAACGATTGCTTTTTGCCACGATCCATTTTATTGCAGTTACTAGGCCTTCAGAtgttcaatttaaaaaaacaagtgGTTTATTTCAATTCTTCATAaaactaaacatttttttctatttccaCAGTACTGGCTGCTTTTATGATTGTTTGTTTTGCACAGCTTCCTCTGTTTATAGCCGAAATAGTAATTGGTAAGTCCAAACCGTAATGAATATAACGTGCCGgaaaattattgttaactttTGTGTTATATGAGCCCTTAAATAGCACTCAGTTCTGTAAACATGGCAACTCGATCTCGATCAGGTGGCTAAGAGAGAATTGCAAAATGTCatttatcgattttttttttttttttttttaatttctttcccCGTTCTTCACAGGCAATGCACAGGTAATGATAATTTTTGCAAGGAAAAGCCTATCAAAAAAAACGTTCTCTTCAATGCGTAAACAATGCGCATGACTATGTAGAGCCCGCAGACCAGTGGACACATTTTCCATTCAGATCCTACATCCTCGgacaaattgttgaaacactttgcaaTGCCCTGCCctctcacaatgttgttttgccaaATGGATCCCCGAACTCGCgtgcaaacaacattgtgagggggcgaaagcttcagatcttttttcgtgtactgttccaagaaattttgtcacagactatAGATAAACGACCTACAATCTTGggcaaaagaaattgaaaaattagCCCCCCTTTCCCttcaaaatcaatgatgaatcctCGCGCAAGTTGAAgtccgccattttttcatcattgaaattgggggaaggggtagtcttcattttccatttgaaatatccaagattgtagcttccCAGGAGTTCAAGTAGCTCACTGGGTAGAGCATCCGGCCGGTGTTACGGAGGTTGTGGGTTTTAATCCTGCCCAGAGGGACGTTCACACAACCAATTTTTTAAGCGATTTGGGGTGCGATTTCTGCTTTGACTTTCATGGCGACGCAGAAACGCGCGTGTGAACAGCCGGCAATTTCAGAAATATGCGTCGCTGCGATATCGCTCTGAGATTTGGAgagcattttctttaaaattaaagCTTACAAATAGGTACCAGGCGACTACCCCAAGGGAAATTTAATTCCTCTTTTGTtaagacaaaatggcggaaaacaACATCAAGGTccaacaaaaatacaaaaaaaggcGTGGAAAGTTCGAGAGGAAGAAACTTTGATCAATGAAAAGAACGAGTTTGATAGTCTGTGCAAAAGGATACACAAAAGGCAGGCGGCAAGAGATACTGTACTAAAGGGATCACTCAGCAGATCTTTTATCAGCTGTGAAATGCCCCATCTACTTCTCGTGTTGCGATCCATGGTTTCAACCCAAACTGATCGTTTTCTCTTGCCGAAGAGATAACCTTACACGCTATGGTCGTGTCCAAGGATTCATCGATTTCTTTGCAAATTCATAAAATACACTTCAAACTTAGAAATCTTGACATCGCTAACGATTCTTCGCATAGGCTTAGCTACAATAATCCCGAAAAATCGCCTAAAAATTTAGCCGGACAATATTCGATAAATGTTATAAAAATCTCCAAAACAGTTCTAAAAATCTCAAAACTTTACCGAAAAATTCCAAAGTTTTGATGCAAAATATCAACGTTTAAAGATCCTTATAAGTTAAAACAAGCCGCCTACAAAATAGCTACTGTGAATAACATAAGTGCAGCAATGTAGAGGAGCTACGCGTGCGTGGCGTGTACAACTGCTACCATCattgattgtttttttatgaatCTCCGGAAAATCGCAGCCGATATCGCGCTTCAAGTTAGCAAAACTGTTGTCAGATTTATTCAATCGATGACATCACAAACTGAGGCAGTTAGATCGGTCTAACGTACTGCTTCAGGAGTAGACCTAATTCTCTCCCTTGGTTAGTCGTAGGGTGAGACAAACATAGCAGTTTCGTCAACTTAACTTGTAGGGCCATAAACgtaaaaaatatgcaaataaatagacaaacgcccaattttgacatccaacacgaagcgtctctttaagtctaagcatttgctacccaTTTCCAGCAGTAAGGTAAGGCTAAAAGTCAGCGTTATCCTTAGCTTCGAGTAAATGAAGCTGTTTATCCTTATACTTGAGGAGCAGAGGAAGGGTTACGttcttgcaaacgttggccgtgtcaCACTTTATATTTTAACAGAAAAACTATTGTAGGCCAATGTGAAGTGCTGCTTTCTATCCATggaaaccatgtgagcgttagccctactaatggaattgagcccacacaaggacagaaaaactctgacgcgggtgggaattgaatccacgaccttcgggttagatcaccgctgctctaccgttTGAGCTACAAGCTCAGACTGGAGCAGTATTGGCTGGAGTTttccaagttattttttgttgttgcattTTTAAGGTGTCAAGTACAAAGATGAGTGTCCTGTTGACAAAATGATTCCCATCTACTTGATCGTGTATGGCGCAGCAAACCTCTTTGCCAGCTGTTGCGTTTGTTCCATCCGCGTAAAATCCGGCGGCGACGAGGAACGATCGGTGAATCCAGTACAGGCGGTTGTTCAACTGTTTCTGACAGCTTGGTTCGTTTGCGGAAGCGTGTGGGTTTATTCAAAGTACGAGCCGAACTACAATGACCCCGGAAGCGCTGATTACTGTCATAAGACATTGTACTTGTTTGCGTTCTGGGTAACCACTTCAGTTTACATAATATATGGTATTTTATTTCTTGTTGCGTTTGCTATGGTTATTTTCACGTTGTGCAAGGTAGAGTGGGTGGATCAACCGgtataggggaatctttgtttacattttttttgcctcattagcacaaGGCTATAGTTTTATAATCAGTCAGCTACAGTAGTCTCTGAAAACTTGAACGCGATATGTAGGGGTAGTCAAAGGGTGACGAGTGAAAATGGGGAATAATTTCACGAGCGTTTtatccaaaatcaaataattaaaGGCTCgagaaattatttgattttggacaaaacacaagtgaaattattctctaatgattagctattaatatcgtGAGTggcaaattacgttcataagacgccattttggcactgtaggtTGCCATgccaacattgtaatttcacatgtgatataataaattaacgctgaaatttcgcgcctaaattaaggagtaatctgtcacccatgttattaacCAGATAATCTCCCGGCAATGACAAATTTGACAAAGAATGATGTATGGGAGtattagcgcttttgccacaCCAGAATTTATCAGTGAATAATtagggaataacatgactttttgagggaatatagtttatttgcgcccgcgtagtgtcatttgcggcccgagcgcccgagcgcgaagcgcgagggccgcaaatgacactacaagggcgcaaataaacagtattcccgaaaaaagttatgtcattatcattattatcaataaacaaggccaaatgatatcaagaatgcgagttaAGTGAATAACGatttcaaagtcacttcaaatcatcatgtaagtgttgattgaacaagctattaaagaatcaactcagtccagtgaacttatttaaaattaccggaaaaatgcgtaaaatcgtctataaataataggcacatcacaaagttgaagcaagaaccaatcagctgtagggctgataatgcattagcagcccgctgtcagtcttttctggcccgctgagcgtgtgttttgaagaggcagATGACTAATAACTAGCTCGCCGTTATCAAAGCTTAAAAGCTTAAATTTGGATATTTAAATAAGTTTAACAATTTCTTTTACACAGtgtttttaccttttgaagtcatttGTGAAGAGCATGATGTCTTTTGTGAGAAAACTCGTGTGTTAATAAAGAAAATCGTTCAAAGAATGGTGTCAGCACAAATAGAAATGAAAACGAATGAACCAAACCAGCTGTAACAATATTTGTGATCTCCCTTGTTTCGTCTCGTAGTCAACTGACCCGTGCAACGCCGAACGAGCACGACCATTTCGATTGAGTTAGCCACGAGTTTACAGGAAAACGTCAAACGCCAGGCTAAGGCCCCATTCACGTTTTTATTTGAAACGCATACATTTTGAGGCACTTTCGCCCATTATCCACACTACAACGCTCAAAAACTCTGACGGAAACGGTTCACAAAGTGGAAACTTTTGAAAACGCATCGCTTTGAAAACGCTCCGGATCGGTGACAACGGAGAGTTTTGAAAACGATGACGGTCACGGCGAAGACA
This genomic interval carries:
- the LOC137978820 gene encoding transmembrane protein 272-like, giving the protein MGGLTAVSAVFFGTLLAAFMIVCFAQLPLFIAEIVIGVKYKDECPVDKMIPIYLIVYGAANLFASCCVCSIRVKSGGDEERSVNPVQAVVQLFLTAWFVCGSVWVYSKYEPNYNDPGSADYCHKTLYLFAFWVTTSVYIIYGILFLVAFAMVIFTLCKVEWVDQPV